A part of Ziziphus jujuba cultivar Dongzao chromosome 8, ASM3175591v1 genomic DNA contains:
- the LOC107413164 gene encoding dnaJ protein homolog has product MFGRAPKKSDNTKYYEILGVSKNASQDDLKKAYKKAAIKNHPDKGGDPEKFKELAQAYEVLSDPEKREIYDQYGEDALKEGMGGGGGGHDPFDIFQSFFGGNPFGGGGSSRGRRQRRGEDVIHPLKVSLEDLYNGTSKKLSLSRNVICSKCKGKGSKSGASMKCPGCQGSGMKISIRHLGPSMIQQMQHACNECKGTGETINDKDRCPQCKGEKVVQEKKVLEVIVEKGMQNGQRITFPGEADEAPDTVTGDIVFVLQQREHPKFKRKGDDLFFEHTLSLTEALCGFQFILTHLDGRQLLIKSQPGEVVKPYQFKAINDEGMPMYQRPFMKGKLYIHFSVEFPDSLNPDQCKSLEAVLPPRTSVQLTDMEIDECEETTLHDVNIEEEMRRKQAQQAQEAYEEDDDMHGGAQRVQCAQQ; this is encoded by the exons ATGTTTGGGAGAGCGCCAAAGAAAAGCGATAACACGAAGTACTATGAGATTCTGGGAGTCTCGAAGAACGCTTCGCAGGATGATCTAAAAAAGGCGTATAAGAAAGCCGCTATCAAAAACCATCCCGACAAGGGTGGTGATCCAGAGaag TTTAAAGAGTTGGCCCAAGCATACGAGGTTCTGAGTGACCCTGAGAAACGTGAGATATATGACCAGTATGGCGAGGATGCCCTCAAGGAGGGAATGGGTGGTGGAGGTGGTGGCCATGACCCGTTTGACATATTCCAATCCTTCTTTGGTGGGAACCCATTTGGTG GTGGTGGAAGCAGCAGAGGCCGAAGGCAGAGGAGGGGTGAAGATGTGATACATCCTCTCAAGGTTTCATTGGAGGATCTATATAATGGGACATCCAagaagctttctctctctcgcaACGTAATCTGCTCCAAATGCAAGGG CAAAGGCTCAAAGTCTGGTGCTTCAATGAAATGTCCTGGCTGTCAGGGTTCTGGAATGAAAATCTCCATCAGACATCTTGGACCATCTATGATCCAACAAATGCAGCATGCTTGCAATGAATGCAAGGGTACCGGTGAGACCATCAATGACAAGGACAGGTGTCCACAATGCAAGGGTGAGAAGGTTGTTCAGGAGAAGAAAGTGTTGGAGGTTATTGTCGAGAAGGGTATGCAAAATGGACAAAGGATCACATTCCCTGGAGAAGCTGATGAAGCG CCGGACACTGTAACAGGGGACATTGTTTTTGTCCTACAACAGAGGGAGCATCCTAAGTTCAAGCGAAAGGGTGATGACCTGTTTTTCGAGCACACCTTATCACTTACAGAGGCTCTCTGTGGCTTCCAATTTATACTGACACATTTAGATGGAAGGCAGCTCCTTATAAAATCCCAACCTGGAGAAGTGGTTAAGCCTT ATCAATTCAAGGCCATAAATGATGAGGGGATGCCAATGTACCAGAGACCCTTCATGAAAGGTAAATTGTATATCCACTTTTCAGTGGAATTTCCTGACTCCCTTAACCCCGATCAATGCAAGTCTTTGGAGGCTGTGCTGCCACCCAGGACCTCAGTGCAGCTTACCGACATGGAGATAGATGAGTGTGAAGAAACAACACTCCATGATGTTAACATTGAGGAGGAGATGCGCCGTAAGCAAGCTCAACAGGCCCAGGAGGCTTacgaggaagatgatgatatgcATGGTGGCGCCCAGAGGGTGCAATGTGCTCAGCAATGA
- the LOC107413133 gene encoding basic leucine zipper 2 isoform X2, giving the protein MLEEQPAWLDDLLSDPESNSKERFHRRSASDSLALLDGLSDSLSSLGHHNDEGTSVNGSCVLESDCLYGPNSPRQRSSSSSENAIVSALSEYVYQEHMQFVDGSLCISGITCSDAMTDGCPPVGEHNAETKAAKRHPGQRSRIRKLQYIAELERTVNDLQTVESELAVRVASLLQQRAALSMENSKLKQQLARLRQEKLIVDDQYQFLKKEVKRLKNGLTNYPNNKFQAYFGSTTNNAASRLDAMQMALDMEKLNIN; this is encoded by the exons ATGTTAGAGGAGCAACCTGCATGGCTTGATGACTTGTTGAGTGATCCAGAATCAAATTCCAAAGAGAGGTTTCACCGTCGCTCTGCAAGTGACTCTCTTGCCCTTTTAGACGGTCTGTCAGACTCCCTATCATCTCTCGGCCACCATAATGATGAAGGGACTTCAGTTAATGGAAGTTGTGTGTTGGAGTCAGATTGTTTGTATGGTCCCAATTCCCCTAGACAAAGGAGTTCATCGTCTTCAGAGAATGCCATAGTTTCAGCATTATCAGAATATGTTTATCAAGAACATATGCAGTTTGTTGATGGAAGTCTTTGTATTTCTGGTATCACTTGCTCTGATGCAATGACAGATGGATGTCCTCCTGTTGGGGAGCACAATGCCGAGACAAAGGCAGCAAAACG CCACCCTGGGCAGCGCTCAAGGATTCGTAAACTCCAATATATTGCTGAATTGGAAAGGACTGTTAATGATTTGCAG ACTGTGGAATCAGAGTTGGCTGTTAGAGTTGCTTCTCTACTTCAGCAACGTGCTGCCTTGTCCATGGAAAACAGCAAACTTAAGCAGCAGCTAGCCAGATTGCGGCAGGAAAAATTAATCGTGGATG ATCAATATCAGTTTCTGAAGAAGGAAGTTAAGAGATTGAAGAATGGTTTAACAAATTACCCGAATAACAAATTCCAAGCATATTTTGGATCGACCACCAACAATGCGGCTAGTAGATTAGATGCTATGCAGATGGCATTGGATATGGAGAAACTCAATATTAACTGA
- the LOC107413133 gene encoding basic leucine zipper 2 isoform X1 has translation MTTRQVQAHLPPRCPIQKKPINGPIHDGISLPSQHRRSSSQYMLEEQPAWLDDLLSDPESNSKERFHRRSASDSLALLDGLSDSLSSLGHHNDEGTSVNGSCVLESDCLYGPNSPRQRSSSSSENAIVSALSEYVYQEHMQFVDGSLCISGITCSDAMTDGCPPVGEHNAETKAAKRHPGQRSRIRKLQYIAELERTVNDLQTVESELAVRVASLLQQRAALSMENSKLKQQLARLRQEKLIVDDQYQFLKKEVKRLKNGLTNYPNNKFQAYFGSTTNNAASRLDAMQMALDMEKLNIN, from the exons ATGACAACAAGGCAGGTTCAAGCTCATCTTCCTCCTCGATGTCCAATTCAAAAGAAACCCATTAATGGCCCAATTCATGACGGCATCTCTCTGCCCTCACAACACCGTAGGTCTTCCTCACAATACATGTTAGAGGAGCAACCTGCATGGCTTGATGACTTGTTGAGTGATCCAGAATCAAATTCCAAAGAGAGGTTTCACCGTCGCTCTGCAAGTGACTCTCTTGCCCTTTTAGACGGTCTGTCAGACTCCCTATCATCTCTCGGCCACCATAATGATGAAGGGACTTCAGTTAATGGAAGTTGTGTGTTGGAGTCAGATTGTTTGTATGGTCCCAATTCCCCTAGACAAAGGAGTTCATCGTCTTCAGAGAATGCCATAGTTTCAGCATTATCAGAATATGTTTATCAAGAACATATGCAGTTTGTTGATGGAAGTCTTTGTATTTCTGGTATCACTTGCTCTGATGCAATGACAGATGGATGTCCTCCTGTTGGGGAGCACAATGCCGAGACAAAGGCAGCAAAACG CCACCCTGGGCAGCGCTCAAGGATTCGTAAACTCCAATATATTGCTGAATTGGAAAGGACTGTTAATGATTTGCAG ACTGTGGAATCAGAGTTGGCTGTTAGAGTTGCTTCTCTACTTCAGCAACGTGCTGCCTTGTCCATGGAAAACAGCAAACTTAAGCAGCAGCTAGCCAGATTGCGGCAGGAAAAATTAATCGTGGATG ATCAATATCAGTTTCTGAAGAAGGAAGTTAAGAGATTGAAGAATGGTTTAACAAATTACCCGAATAACAAATTCCAAGCATATTTTGGATCGACCACCAACAATGCGGCTAGTAGATTAGATGCTATGCAGATGGCATTGGATATGGAGAAACTCAATATTAACTGA